GCGCGGGTGGGCAACTCCCTGTACGACATCTCGGCGGCCGTGCAACGGCACGTCGAGGCGGCCGGTTTCGGGGTGGTACGCAGGTTCGTGGGGCACGGCATTGGCCGTTCGCTGCACGAAAAGCCGGAAATCCCCAACTTCGTGCCGCGCGGCATGCCGGGTGTACCCCTGAAGCCGGGCATGGTGCTGGCCATCGAACCGATGGTCACGGTGGGGACGTACGAGGTGGAAATCCTTGCCGACAACTGGACTGCGGTCACCCGTGACCGCAAGCTGTCTGCCCACTTCGAACACAGCGTGGCTGTCACGCCGGACGGGCCGATCATTCTCAGCCTGTCGCAGGCAGAGGCGGCGCGACTTGCCGGTTGACGGGCGCCGGTGGGGGTGATATGCACCCCTGTTCCGACGTTGCTCTTCCGTCATGTCGGGCCAAAGACAAACAACGGAGTCGAACATGAAAGTCAGGCCTTCCGTCAAGAAGATGTGCCCCAAGTGCAAGGTTATCCGCCGCCGGGGCATTCTCAGGGTCATTTGCGACAACCCCCGGCACAAGCAGCGCCAGGGCTAAGCCGTCAGGAGTAAACAGTGGCCAGAATTGCAGGTGTCGATCTGCCCCGTGGCAAGCGCGTTGACATCGCCCTTACCTATATCTACGGTATCGGGCGTACTACCGCGCTTCAGATTCTGGATGTTACCGGCGTCGACTGGAGCCGGAACATCGACGACCTGAGCGCCGACGAAGTCAACGAAATCCGTAAGGAACTTGAGCAGAACCACAAGGTTGAAGGCGATCTCCGTCGTGAGATTTCCAGCAACATCAAGCGTCTGATGGACATTGGCTGCTACCGCGGCCTGCGCCATCGTCGCGGTCTGCCGGTTCACGGTCAGCGCACCCATACCAACGCCCGCACCCGCAAGGGTCCGCGTCGCGGCGCTGTCGGCAAGAAGAAGTAATCCAAGGCTAGCACAAAGGCGTGGAATCTCACCTGAGTCGCCAGGGCAATCAAATTTCCCGGTGGCCAGCGCGGCACGGCTCTGTCATGACTGAGCTCGTTTTGAGGTTCCGGCTGCAAGCCCCCTAATTCTAGTCCGCAGAGAGTAAGTCATGGCAAGACCCAAGCGTACGGTCAAAAAGAAAGAGAAGAAGAACGTCCCGGTCGGGATTGTTCACATTCAGGCGACGTTCAACAACACCATCGTGACCTTCACGGACACGCGGGGAAACACCATCAGCTGGGCCAGCGCCGGGCAGAGCGGTTTCAAGGGCTCGCGCAAGAGCACCCCGTTCGCCGCGCAGGTGGCTGCCGAACAGGCGGCCAAGCGTGCCCAGGATCACGGCATGCGTACCGTGGGCATCTACGTCAAGGGCCCCGGCTCCGGCCGTGAAGCCGCCATGCGCGCAGTCAATGCCGCGGGCTTCAAGGTCGCCTTCATCCGTGACATCACCCCGATTCCCCACAACGGCTGCCGTCCGCCCAAGCGGCGCCGCGTCTAGTTAGGAGGATCCAGCCTTGGCTAAGTACAATGACGCAAAGTGCCGGATGTGCCGGCGTGAAGGCACCAAGCTTTTCCTCAAGGGCGACCGCTGCTACACCGACAAGTGCGCCTACGACCGTCGTCCTTACGCGCCCGGTCAGCATGGCCGCGCCCGCAAGAAGGTGAGCGACTACGCCGTCCAGCTGCGCGAGAAGCAGAAGGTCCGTCGCGTGTATGGCGTTCTTGAACGCCAGTTCCGCGGTTACTTCCACAAGGCCGACATGGCCAAGGGCGTGACCGGCGCCAACCTGCTGGCCATTCTCGAACGCCGTCTCGACAACGTGATCTACCGTCTCGGTTTCGCCAACTCGCGCCAGCAGGCGCGCCAGCTGGTGCGCCACGGCATCTTCACGCTGAACGGCCGCAAGGCGAACATTCCTTCGATGCAGGTTCGCGTTGGCGACATCATCGAAGTGCCTGAAGCCAGCCGCAAGATCCCCGTGATCGCCGAGGCCCAGGAAGTCATCGCCCGTCGCGGCTGCCCCTCGTGGCTGGAAGTGGACGGTCCGAGCTTCAAGGGCACGGTCAAGGCCCTGCCGCAGCGCGAAGACATTCAGTTCCCGATCAA
This genomic window from Nitratidesulfovibrio sp. SRB-5 contains:
- the rpmJ gene encoding 50S ribosomal protein L36 → MKVRPSVKKMCPKCKVIRRRGILRVICDNPRHKQRQG
- the rpsM gene encoding 30S ribosomal protein S13, which encodes MARIAGVDLPRGKRVDIALTYIYGIGRTTALQILDVTGVDWSRNIDDLSADEVNEIRKELEQNHKVEGDLRREISSNIKRLMDIGCYRGLRHRRGLPVHGQRTHTNARTRKGPRRGAVGKKK
- the rpsK gene encoding 30S ribosomal protein S11, whose translation is MARPKRTVKKKEKKNVPVGIVHIQATFNNTIVTFTDTRGNTISWASAGQSGFKGSRKSTPFAAQVAAEQAAKRAQDHGMRTVGIYVKGPGSGREAAMRAVNAAGFKVAFIRDITPIPHNGCRPPKRRRV
- the rpsD gene encoding 30S ribosomal protein S4, which encodes MAKYNDAKCRMCRREGTKLFLKGDRCYTDKCAYDRRPYAPGQHGRARKKVSDYAVQLREKQKVRRVYGVLERQFRGYFHKADMAKGVTGANLLAILERRLDNVIYRLGFANSRQQARQLVRHGIFTLNGRKANIPSMQVRVGDIIEVPEASRKIPVIAEAQEVIARRGCPSWLEVDGPSFKGTVKALPQREDIQFPINEHLIVELYSK